The following proteins are co-located in the Penaeus monodon isolate SGIC_2016 chromosome 10, NSTDA_Pmon_1, whole genome shotgun sequence genome:
- the LOC119577458 gene encoding NPC intracellular cholesterol transporter 2 homolog a-like has translation MTHSTVLLVALGASLIAVASTTIVQDCGSKATVNGVKVSGCELPPCLLKRGEDIVVEIDFENLKETTESLTAKVHGNIGGIDIPWFGVDENACNDLTVGDCPVEGNEKIYYSAHVPILSSYPAVSVIVKWQLLTQNNENAACFIVPAQIV, from the exons ATGACACACTCCACTGTGCTTCTCGTGGCTCTCGGCGCTTCACTCATCGCCGTCGCCTCTACGACAATAGTTCAAGACTGCG GCTCAAAAGCAACGGTGAATGGAGTGAAGGTGTCAGGCTGCGAACTGCCGCCTTGTCTGCTGAAACGCGGGGAGGACATTGTTGTCGAAATCGATTTTGAAAATT TAAAAGAAACGACTGAGTCCCTGACTGCGAAGGTCCATGGTAATATTGGTGGTATTGACATCCCATGGTTTGGCGTCGATGAGAATGCTTGCAATGACTTGACTGTCGGTGACTGCCCCGTAGAAGGAAACGAAAAGATTTATTATTCGGCACATGTACCAATCCTTAGCAGCTATCCCGCC GTGTCAGTGATAGTGAAATGGCAACTGTTGACACAAAACAATGAGAACGCAGCTTGTTTTATAGTTCCTGCACAGATTGTTTAA